One genomic window of Arthrobacter caoxuetaonis includes the following:
- a CDS encoding glycosyltransferase family 2 protein — protein sequence MSIVTPCYNAQKVLSRAVGSVRQQTMASWELILVNDRSTDGTAAAAQALASQDPRIRVLDLPENLGSSGARNAGIDAATGSYLVFLDADDEMLPGFLARLTSLMTADTDVVACGHFLVSPDGKVKQRSSKSKGMLLTGEAVRAGMTGALTPFPWDKLYRRELFEGLRYPEGAHRFEDMTMNVALYARSRAVKVCDEPLYRYYVSTGSLTWGRIPSTTDTETVKAHLEANLDSRYRTGAFAPAYAAMRVLMYLLVAQSAAISRDRNTGKRVLSDCRKQLTYGTVAQAARIAPVLAGGAGLLKLWPTAFAALYQRYAARSYGLG from the coding sequence GTGAGTATCGTAACGCCCTGCTACAACGCCCAGAAGGTCCTGTCCCGAGCCGTAGGAAGCGTCCGCCAGCAGACCATGGCTTCGTGGGAACTCATCCTGGTCAATGACCGCTCCACGGACGGGACCGCCGCTGCCGCGCAGGCACTGGCTTCGCAGGATCCCAGGATTAGGGTCCTGGACCTCCCGGAAAACCTCGGCAGTTCCGGGGCCCGCAATGCCGGGATCGATGCGGCCACCGGAAGCTATCTCGTCTTCCTGGACGCGGATGACGAGATGCTGCCGGGATTCCTCGCCCGGCTGACAAGCCTCATGACGGCGGACACTGACGTTGTAGCCTGCGGCCACTTCCTCGTCAGTCCGGACGGAAAAGTCAAGCAGCGCAGCAGCAAGTCCAAGGGCATGCTGCTCACCGGTGAAGCAGTCCGCGCGGGGATGACCGGGGCACTGACTCCCTTCCCATGGGACAAGCTTTATCGCAGGGAGCTTTTCGAGGGCCTGCGATACCCCGAAGGTGCCCACCGGTTTGAGGACATGACCATGAACGTGGCCCTTTATGCACGCAGCCGGGCCGTCAAGGTGTGTGATGAACCGCTTTACCGCTACTACGTCTCTACGGGGTCCCTCACCTGGGGACGGATTCCCAGCACGACCGACACGGAAACGGTCAAAGCTCATCTGGAGGCCAATTTGGACTCCAGATACCGAACCGGTGCCTTCGCCCCGGCCTACGCGGCCATGCGGGTCCTGATGTACCTGCTCGTGGCACAAAGCGCTGCCATTTCCCGGGACCGGAATACCGGAAAGCGGGTCCTGTCAGATTGCCGGAAACAGCTGACCTACGGAACGGTTGCCCAAGCGGCCCGGATCGCTCCTGTACTTGCAGGCGGGGCAGGTCTGCTGAAGCTGTGGCCAACCGCCTTCGCGGCTCTGTACCAACGCTATGCTGCCCGCAGCTACGGCCTCGGCTGA
- a CDS encoding glycosyltransferase family 2 protein — MANPPYKRALVIMPAWNEAETVGATVREVLSLEDHFDVLVVNDGSTDGTGEAAAAAGATVLNLPFNLGVGGAMRAGFRFAVREGYDSAIQVDADGQHDPADIRRVLNGLQDADISIGARFADRGSYKVSGPRKWAMQVLAAVISRLSRTRLTDVTSGFRAANSRALAQYLDHYPAEYLGDTIDSLVVAIKSGCKVTQIPVEMRIRQGGKPSHNPLKAGIYLGRSVFALLFALTRKKSNPPTQNGV, encoded by the coding sequence ATGGCCAATCCCCCCTACAAACGTGCGCTGGTTATCATGCCCGCATGGAATGAGGCCGAGACCGTAGGCGCCACCGTCCGCGAAGTCTTGTCCCTCGAGGATCACTTCGATGTCCTTGTGGTCAACGACGGTTCCACTGACGGGACCGGCGAAGCAGCGGCGGCCGCAGGAGCAACCGTACTCAATTTGCCGTTCAACCTCGGGGTGGGCGGTGCCATGCGTGCCGGTTTCCGGTTCGCTGTTCGTGAAGGTTATGACTCAGCCATCCAAGTGGATGCGGACGGCCAGCACGATCCCGCGGACATCAGGCGCGTTCTCAACGGACTCCAGGATGCGGACATCTCCATCGGCGCGCGCTTTGCCGACCGGGGTTCGTATAAGGTATCCGGCCCGAGGAAATGGGCCATGCAAGTGCTCGCCGCGGTGATCTCCCGCCTCAGCCGCACGCGGCTGACTGACGTAACGAGCGGCTTCCGTGCAGCTAACAGCCGCGCCTTGGCCCAATACCTCGATCATTACCCGGCCGAATATCTGGGAGACACAATAGATTCTTTGGTCGTCGCCATTAAGTCCGGATGCAAGGTGACACAGATTCCCGTGGAAATGCGGATCCGGCAAGGCGGCAAACCAAGCCACAATCCGCTCAAGGCCGGCATCTACCTCGGGCGGTCTGTTTTCGCACTCCTGTTTGCCCTTACACGCAAGAAATCCAATCCGCCTACCCAAAACGGAGTGTGA
- a CDS encoding DUF2304 domain-containing protein: MALITAFILPLIIVVYILDLVRRKKLREKYAALWLIVGVITLVFAIFPGLLGAAATALGVQVPSNLLFAITIVFTIGVLLHLSVEISEVEDETRALAEEVAILRVQVERLRAGANSGPSRSTDSQ, translated from the coding sequence GTGGCACTCATCACAGCCTTTATCCTGCCGCTTATCATCGTTGTTTACATCCTCGACCTGGTCCGCAGGAAAAAACTCCGTGAAAAATACGCGGCCCTGTGGCTCATCGTTGGTGTAATCACCCTGGTCTTCGCCATTTTTCCAGGTCTCTTGGGCGCTGCAGCGACTGCCCTGGGTGTCCAGGTACCTTCCAACCTTCTCTTCGCAATTACGATCGTTTTCACAATCGGGGTCCTGCTCCACCTTTCGGTGGAGATCTCGGAAGTTGAGGACGAGACGCGTGCGCTGGCTGAGGAAGTGGCCATTCTCCGTGTACAGGTGGAACGGCTCAGAGCAGGCGCGAACAGCGGGCCCTCGAGGTCCACTGACTCACAGTAG
- a CDS encoding glycosyltransferase — MPLDIFIPYWGDPDYMMETVQSVLAQTSDDWLLTVVDDAYPDTTIKEYFAGVNDPRIRYVRKPQNEGITANYRTCVEMATQEVMTILGCDDVLLPNYVETVIKGHRKFPGAAIIQPGVQVIDEDGRITRTMVDTVKQNVVQPRAREYRILSGEALAANLLHGDWLYWPSLAFRVDKIREVEFREGFPIIQDLALVMDMIFKGDQLLLIDTLCFSYRRHTASASSSKLVDGSRFAGERDYFSVAAQQAKELGWFKAERAANARITSRAHALTLLPKALISQNTAAARVLFRHGFGR; from the coding sequence ATGCCACTAGACATATTCATCCCGTACTGGGGCGATCCGGACTACATGATGGAGACAGTCCAGAGTGTTCTGGCTCAGACCAGCGACGACTGGCTGCTGACGGTCGTGGACGACGCGTATCCCGACACCACCATTAAAGAGTATTTTGCCGGGGTAAATGATCCGCGAATTCGTTACGTGCGGAAGCCGCAGAATGAAGGAATTACGGCCAACTACCGGACGTGTGTGGAGATGGCCACCCAGGAAGTCATGACCATTCTGGGCTGCGACGATGTCCTGCTGCCCAACTACGTTGAGACAGTGATTAAGGGACACCGGAAATTCCCCGGTGCCGCCATCATCCAACCTGGTGTCCAAGTCATCGACGAAGACGGACGCATTACACGAACCATGGTTGACACCGTCAAGCAAAACGTGGTGCAGCCACGGGCACGTGAGTACCGCATTCTTTCCGGCGAAGCTCTTGCCGCCAATCTCCTCCACGGCGATTGGCTGTACTGGCCGTCGCTGGCTTTCCGCGTTGACAAGATCCGCGAAGTTGAATTCCGGGAAGGCTTCCCAATTATCCAGGACCTCGCCCTGGTAATGGACATGATCTTCAAGGGGGACCAGCTTCTCCTTATCGATACGCTCTGCTTCTCCTACCGGCGCCACACGGCCAGCGCTTCATCGTCCAAACTCGTGGACGGTTCGCGTTTTGCCGGCGAACGCGACTACTTCAGCGTGGCCGCACAACAGGCCAAGGAACTTGGCTGGTTCAAAGCCGAGCGTGCTGCCAACGCCCGGATCACGTCCCGTGCCCACGCGCTGACCTTGCTGCCCAAAGCCTTGATCAGTCAGAACACCGCCGCCGCACGGGTCCTCTTTCGGCACGGCTTCGGCCGCTAA
- a CDS encoding NAD-dependent epimerase/dehydratase family protein, whose translation MNSAQNHAAQTVLVTGGAGFIGCAISDSLVTAFERVVVVDSLHPQIHPSAQRPAELAAGADLLVGDITDANFMDSVLSDVSPDVVIHLAAETGTGQSLEESTRHAMTNVVGTTALLDALNRSGKLPRRIVLTSSRAVYGEGAWRRNETGELFYPGQRTSETLEQAQWDFPGATPTAMDASEVFPAPVSVYGATKLAQENILQAWAKSYGVEPVILRLQNVYGPGQSLINPYTGIMSLFCRMAKSGKSIPLYEDGDVRRDFILIDDVASAVVAAATAAAAPQRILDIGSGEFQTIGTAAALIAAHYGAPEPHVTGQYRQGDVRHAWASVEAAASDLSWKARFNLVQGIDRLANWIDEQPNVQPA comes from the coding sequence GTGAATTCGGCACAGAACCACGCAGCACAGACTGTCCTGGTAACCGGCGGTGCGGGTTTTATCGGGTGTGCAATCTCCGATTCCCTTGTAACTGCATTCGAACGGGTCGTCGTCGTCGACAGCCTCCACCCCCAGATCCATCCTTCGGCGCAGCGGCCGGCGGAGCTCGCTGCCGGGGCTGATCTTCTGGTAGGCGATATCACGGATGCGAACTTCATGGACAGCGTGCTGTCTGATGTTTCACCCGACGTCGTTATTCATCTGGCTGCGGAAACCGGCACCGGACAATCCCTCGAAGAGTCCACCCGCCACGCCATGACAAATGTCGTAGGAACCACCGCTTTGCTGGACGCATTGAACCGCAGCGGAAAGCTGCCGCGGCGTATCGTCCTGACAAGCAGCCGCGCGGTCTACGGCGAAGGTGCCTGGCGCCGCAACGAAACCGGTGAGCTTTTCTATCCGGGGCAGCGCACGAGTGAGACGCTCGAACAGGCGCAGTGGGATTTCCCGGGAGCCACGCCCACCGCGATGGACGCCTCCGAGGTGTTCCCGGCCCCTGTCAGTGTTTACGGCGCGACCAAGCTTGCACAAGAAAACATCCTGCAGGCATGGGCTAAGTCATACGGTGTGGAGCCGGTTATCCTGCGTCTGCAGAATGTTTACGGTCCGGGCCAGTCCCTCATCAATCCCTACACAGGGATTATGTCGCTGTTCTGCCGCATGGCTAAGTCAGGGAAGTCCATTCCGCTCTACGAAGACGGTGATGTCCGGCGGGACTTCATCCTGATAGATGACGTTGCCTCCGCCGTTGTTGCCGCGGCAACGGCTGCTGCAGCTCCTCAGCGGATCCTCGACATCGGCTCCGGGGAATTCCAGACCATTGGCACGGCCGCTGCGCTCATCGCAGCCCACTACGGCGCTCCGGAGCCGCACGTCACCGGCCAGTATCGCCAAGGGGATGTCCGGCATGCCTGGGCTTCAGTGGAAGCTGCTGCCAGCGACCTTTCCTGGAAGGCGCGCTTCAACCTGGTGCAGGGCATCGACAGGCTGGCCAACTGGATCGACGAGCAGCCCAACGTCCAGCCCGCCTAG
- a CDS encoding acyltransferase family protein — MPRTDLSANQLWVGKPFDNRNNSLNLIRLLLALTVLVHHSWPLTGSDYEPGFAGETLGGWAIAGFFVISGYLITASRWSNSLGDYLVHRVARIMPAFVVCLVVVAFVFAPIGYAAAKGNLDGFFGTATTPANYVFANLGLKMNAYDVAGSPFNVPYPGAWNGSLWSLYYEFLCYILVAFVGVFAFFRKSPWFMTAAFVLSVAVEANIESVLPYLQHNFDFQLLFQLLPFFLGGAVVQVWKHRIGIHWLPALLSIGAAVLITALVPEWGGAASAVFICYGILWISLWLPSPAIIKKNDVSYGLYIYAFPVQQLLAVYGVHQLGILPFTLIATVCSLPLAAASWILVERPVMRMVRGRRKTVQPKEGTGQAETRDPETADR; from the coding sequence GTGCCAAGAACCGATCTGTCCGCCAACCAGCTCTGGGTCGGTAAACCCTTCGACAACCGGAACAACAGCCTGAACCTCATTCGGTTGCTTCTGGCATTGACTGTCCTGGTCCACCACAGCTGGCCCCTCACCGGGTCAGACTATGAACCCGGATTCGCAGGTGAAACCCTCGGCGGCTGGGCAATCGCGGGGTTCTTCGTGATCAGCGGCTACCTTATTACCGCGAGCCGCTGGTCAAATTCCCTTGGAGACTATCTGGTTCACCGGGTCGCGCGGATCATGCCGGCTTTCGTGGTCTGCCTCGTTGTAGTGGCCTTCGTTTTTGCTCCAATAGGCTACGCGGCCGCCAAGGGCAACCTGGACGGTTTCTTCGGCACAGCGACCACTCCGGCCAACTACGTCTTTGCGAACCTTGGCCTGAAGATGAATGCCTACGACGTCGCCGGTTCACCCTTCAACGTTCCGTACCCGGGCGCTTGGAATGGATCGCTGTGGAGCCTCTACTACGAGTTCCTCTGCTATATCCTCGTTGCCTTCGTCGGGGTGTTCGCGTTTTTCCGGAAGTCTCCCTGGTTCATGACGGCAGCGTTCGTACTGAGCGTAGCGGTGGAAGCCAACATCGAGTCTGTCCTTCCGTACCTGCAGCACAACTTCGATTTCCAGCTGCTCTTCCAGCTCCTGCCCTTCTTCCTGGGCGGGGCCGTGGTCCAGGTCTGGAAACACCGTATCGGTATTCACTGGCTGCCTGCGCTCCTTTCCATCGGCGCAGCCGTCCTGATTACTGCGCTGGTTCCAGAGTGGGGCGGAGCCGCCTCCGCGGTCTTCATCTGCTACGGGATCCTCTGGATATCACTGTGGCTGCCCTCGCCGGCAATCATCAAGAAGAACGACGTTTCCTACGGGCTTTACATCTATGCTTTTCCAGTCCAGCAGCTTCTGGCGGTGTACGGCGTCCACCAACTCGGCATCCTTCCGTTCACGCTGATAGCAACCGTATGCTCCCTCCCATTGGCGGCGGCCAGCTGGATTCTGGTCGAAAGGCCCGTCATGCGAATGGTTCGTGGTCGACGGAAAACAGTTCAACCCAAGGAAGGCACAGGTCAAGCGGAGACGCGTGACCCCGAGACAGCAGATCGATGA
- the rfbA gene encoding glucose-1-phosphate thymidylyltransferase RfbA yields the protein MRGIILAGGTGSRLHPITRGISKQLAPVYDKPMIYYPLSTLILAGIRDILIITTPHDSEQFKRLLGDGSQFGISLTYTEQPTPDGLAQAFILGEDHIGQDTVALVLGDNVFYGHGMGTQLKRFSDVDGGAVFGFWVADPTAYGVVEFDQAGKALSLEEKPAVPKSNYAVPGLYFYGNDVIEKAHELKPSPRGELEITDINRAYLEEGRLQVEILPRGTAWLDTGTFDSLNDASNFIRTVESRQGLKIGAPEEIAWRAGFLSDDELRQRAEPLVKSGYGEYLLSLLTHGK from the coding sequence ATGCGTGGCATCATTCTAGCCGGAGGAACCGGTTCCAGACTTCATCCCATAACACGGGGCATCAGCAAGCAACTGGCCCCCGTCTACGACAAGCCGATGATTTACTACCCCCTCTCCACGCTGATTCTCGCTGGGATCCGGGACATCCTCATCATCACCACCCCGCATGACTCCGAACAGTTCAAGCGCCTGCTTGGGGACGGTTCGCAGTTCGGTATCTCACTCACCTACACGGAACAGCCAACTCCGGACGGCCTGGCACAGGCCTTCATCCTCGGTGAAGACCACATCGGGCAGGACACCGTGGCGCTGGTCCTGGGCGACAACGTGTTTTACGGTCACGGGATGGGCACGCAGCTGAAGCGTTTCAGCGATGTCGACGGAGGAGCCGTGTTCGGCTTCTGGGTTGCTGATCCTACGGCATACGGTGTCGTCGAATTCGATCAGGCGGGCAAGGCGCTCTCGCTGGAGGAAAAACCGGCTGTTCCCAAGAGCAACTATGCGGTACCAGGGCTCTATTTCTATGGCAATGACGTCATTGAGAAGGCCCACGAGCTCAAGCCTTCCCCCCGGGGTGAGTTGGAGATCACCGACATCAACCGCGCCTATTTGGAGGAAGGCCGGCTCCAGGTCGAAATCCTGCCACGGGGAACCGCGTGGCTGGACACCGGGACATTCGATTCCCTGAACGACGCATCGAACTTCATCCGCACCGTCGAGAGCCGTCAAGGCCTCAAGATCGGTGCACCGGAAGAGATCGCCTGGCGTGCTGGTTTCCTGAGCGACGATGAACTTCGTCAACGCGCCGAACCGCTGGTTAAGAGCGGCTACGGCGAGTATCTGCTGAGCCTCCTTACGCACGGGAAATAG